The genomic interval GCCCGGCGTTGAAGCCCGGGTCGTCACAGTGGTCGGCGGCCAGCCGGGCAATCGGCCGCAGCTTCTCATCCTGCAGTATTTCTGCCAGTCCCAGGTCTCGAGCGATCCGCGCCAGGTCCTGAGTCTGGATCGCCGAGCCCAAGAGTTTCTCTTCCACCTTGCGGATCCCGGCGGCCCTGGCCGCACCCGGTTTTTCCTGCCCGGCGCTGCGCAGCAAGACCAGCTTGTTCACCCGGAACCGGTCGGCAATCCGGTTCGCGTACAACTCGCGGGTCGTGTCGTCGCCGATGAGCCGCAGCAGGCCGACCAATTCGGACAGGGCTGCCCGCTGTTCAGCGACTCGGGAGAGATCCCGACCCGCAAGCACGAATTCGGTCCAGTCCTGTCCCTGTGTCAGCAGCTCGACCAGCTTCTCCTTGCCGAATTTGCGGACGTACGAGTCCGGGTCGGTACCATCGGGCAGCGAGGCGATCTGCGGTTCAATCCCGGCGGCCAGCAGAATCTCGATTACCCTCCGGCCCGCCTTTCGGCCAGCGCTGTCTCCGTCGAAACAGACGGTGATGCGGGGGTTGTAACGTCGCAGCAGCTGCGCCTGGTTCGGCGTGAATGCCGTACCAAGCGGCGCCACGACGTTGTTGATGCCCGCGTTCACAAGTGACAGCATGTCGAAGTTGCCCTCGACCAATATCGGTATCTGCTCCCTGATGTATCCCTTTGCCTGGAATATCCCGTACAGGCTGTCACCCTTGCGGAAGATCGCAGTCTCAGGTGAATTCAGATACTTCGGTTCGCTGTCATCCAGCACCCGTCCGCCGAATGCGATGACCTTTCCCGACAGAGAGAAGATCGGAAACATCAACCGGCCGTGGAACCAGTCCACCAGTCCCTCGCCTCCCGTCCCTCGTCCCTCGACCCCCCTCAGTAAGCCCGCCTGCACGAGTGTTTCCTCCGACCAGCCTCGACGTTTCGCCTGTCCGCGCAGGATGTTGCCGGCCGGCGCAAACCCCAACCTGAACCTGCGCACGGTCTCCGCGTTCAGTCCTCGTCGCTCAACATAGGCAGCCGCTGCCGGCATCTTCGGGAGCTGCTGCTCGTAGAACTGGCAGACCTGCTCGCAGATGCCGTACAGCGCCTGATTCTTGCCCGACGCCTGCTCGGTCTCGACCGTGATTCCCAGCTTCTTCGCGAGGAACTTCACGGCCTCGGGAAACTCAAGCTTCTCCGTCACCATCACGAAGTTGATGGCCGTCCCGCCGGCCCCGCAACCGAAACAGTGATAGGTCTGCCGCTCCTGGTTGACGTGGAACGACGGTGTCCGCTCGGAATGAAACGGGCACAGTCCCTTGTAGTAGCGTCCGGCTTTCTTCAGCGGCACGTACCCACCGACCAACTGCACAATGTCGGTCTGCATCCGCACCTGTTCAATGACTTCCTGTTTGATCATCAGGCGCTCTTCAGCTTCACTACGGTCACGCCGCTGCCCCCCGCCGACTGCTCGGCCAGGCTGATCGTGTCTACGCGGGAATCGCGCCGCAACCTGTCCCACAGCGCACGGCGCAAGACCCCGCCGCCTTTGCCGTGAACGATGGTGAGTTCAGCCGAGCCTACCATCAGGGCCTCATCAAGGAATTTCGTCACCGCGTCGTCTGCTTCCTCCCGTGTCATTCCGCGAACGCTCAACCTCGTGTCGAACATGTACGGCTCCGGTTGAATCGGCTCGGGCTCGGGCTTCACTTCCGCAGGTTTGACCAGCCTCAAGTCAGCCGCCGCCAGTTCCATCTTGATCTGGCCAAAGGCGACCGTCGCGTTGTTCTCTCTCACTTCGACGACCACGCCCTGCCTG from bacterium carries:
- the dnaG gene encoding DNA primase, with protein sequence MIKQEVIEQVRMQTDIVQLVGGYVPLKKAGRYYKGLCPFHSERTPSFHVNQERQTYHCFGCGAGGTAINFVMVTEKLEFPEAVKFLAKKLGITVETEQASGKNQALYGICEQVCQFYEQQLPKMPAAAAYVERRGLNAETVRRFRLGFAPAGNILRGQAKRRGWSEETLVQAGLLRGVEGRGTGGEGLVDWFHGRLMFPIFSLSGKVIAFGGRVLDDSEPKYLNSPETAIFRKGDSLYGIFQAKGYIREQIPILVEGNFDMLSLVNAGINNVVAPLGTAFTPNQAQLLRRYNPRITVCFDGDSAGRKAGRRVIEILLAAGIEPQIASLPDGTDPDSYVRKFGKEKLVELLTQGQDWTEFVLAGRDLSRVAEQRAALSELVGLLRLIGDDTTRELYANRIADRFRVNKLVLLRSAGQEKPGAARAAGIRKVEEKLLGSAIQTQDLARIARDLGLAEILQDEKLRPIARLAADHCDDPGFNAGLVLGLIDEDETRKIVSAWTFDDVPTPGEFQERVRRFRADWLHRRLREADAKGDDAAVEDLQRERSRLLQEVTRERSARQ